The sequence ttgGACATTAGTActttgtacgcagtcttaccttgcatttctgccagaggctgttccaaggtttgaacccgtgaactcctggtcacatggcagtaACTTTTTCAGTTACTCTAGGGCCCTTctccggacaccgcgcatagcgatagctttagtgcaccgggctgccctttttttctAGACATTAGTGCTTTGgtagtcacttgaaaccataggCATGGAGTATTTTTCTACCAGCAGTTTTGGATCTCTCATTATCACTTTCAAAAAATACATCTTCGTTCTCTGGCGGTCCTACTCTCCACTTCTTCAATGCAAAAAGTATAACCTGAGAAAACCTGGTTATAGGGTTTCCACTAAACCTAAAGTGACTATACTTTGCGGTGCCACCAAGAAAGAGCGTCAATCCAGCAAAGGCGGACCCAGCAGCGGCCCAGAAACTAAGAGCCCGCATACCATCATCCACAAAGAAGTCTAAAACAGTGTTAGAAAAAAGAGAACCAAGGTTCAGAGCTAGGTAGAAGTAGCTGAAGAAGGCCGCTTTGGATGGTTTTTCCCTGGGATCACGTTCATCAAATTGATCATCTCTAAAGGTAGCAATGTTAGGTTGATAGCCTCTGTATCCTAGAGAAATCATGTACACAAGGATGTAGAATAGACTAATCTCCATGTTTGAACGCTCTTCACATAGAGTTGTTCGATCCCTACCACCTTTCAGATTGAGCAAGTAAAGGTGTGTCGCCAGTGATAATAGTACTAATCCTTGTTAATAAGTGAGTTCCAAAACAATTATTGAAAGCAAGATTGGTAAAAACAAACATCAAACTTTGTAGTAATTGTTTCGCTACTAATAGTACTCCATTTTTTCCAATTCATACGACAA comes from Capsicum annuum cultivar UCD-10X-F1 chromosome 2, UCD10Xv1.1, whole genome shotgun sequence and encodes:
- the LOC124895946 gene encoding protein NRT1/ PTR FAMILY 7.3-like, whose amino-acid sequence is MEISLFYILVYMISLGYRGYQPNIATFRDDQFDERDPREKPSKAAFFSYFYLALNLGSLFSNTVLDFFVDDGMRALSFWAAAGSAFAGLTLFLGGTAKYSHFRFSGNPITRFSQVILFALKKWRVGPPENEDVFFESDNERSKTAGRKILHAYGFK